One Streptomyces sp. R28 DNA window includes the following coding sequences:
- a CDS encoding glycosyltransferase family 2 protein, producing MTVTQPDVTVIIGAYEAMPYLIECLASVEAQTIDPGRIEVIAVDDGSTDGTGEYLEEFAARAPMPVTVIRQDNSGGPSGPRNVGLGKAAGRYVFFLDADDRLGPEALERMVAMGDKNGTDVVLGRVEGVNRTAPKSMWGKTLDRTDVFSSNIKFTLSAQKLFRRELLTRHHMRFDESLWTGEDALFTMEAYLRADGVSVVADHTCYYLVGRDDGKHVTKSGGYALRFDSARALMNLIAEHVPAGDRRDLLMVRPFLITLLPQFGPKYAKDSEQVRQHKLELAGPLMDAHWTPDIARRLKVEERLRLHLVAERRPELLLPVVEFIKAKKQPAALLEKKGRRVYLAYPHFRDAAAGIPDSVYLATPREARAFPGYREGGADSFLRRAVRKARRMLRASREVTQGGRAAPA from the coding sequence GTGACCGTCACGCAGCCTGATGTGACTGTGATCATCGGTGCGTACGAAGCGATGCCGTACCTGATCGAGTGCCTGGCGTCCGTCGAGGCACAGACCATCGACCCAGGGCGCATCGAGGTCATCGCGGTGGACGACGGCTCGACGGACGGCACGGGGGAGTACCTGGAGGAGTTCGCGGCCCGCGCGCCCATGCCGGTGACCGTGATCCGGCAGGACAACTCCGGTGGCCCCAGCGGTCCGCGCAACGTCGGCCTGGGGAAGGCGGCCGGGCGCTACGTCTTCTTCCTGGACGCCGACGACCGGCTGGGCCCCGAGGCCCTGGAGCGCATGGTCGCGATGGGCGACAAGAACGGCACGGACGTCGTCCTCGGCCGCGTCGAGGGCGTCAACCGCACCGCGCCGAAGTCGATGTGGGGCAAGACGCTGGACCGGACCGACGTCTTCTCCTCCAACATCAAGTTCACGCTGAGCGCGCAGAAGCTGTTCCGCCGCGAACTGCTGACCCGGCACCACATGCGCTTCGACGAGTCCCTGTGGACCGGCGAGGACGCGCTGTTCACGATGGAGGCCTATCTGCGGGCGGACGGCGTCTCGGTGGTCGCCGACCATACCTGCTACTACCTGGTGGGCCGTGACGACGGCAAGCACGTGACGAAGAGCGGCGGTTACGCCCTGCGCTTCGACTCCGCGCGCGCCCTGATGAACCTGATAGCCGAGCACGTGCCCGCCGGCGACCGGCGCGACCTGCTCATGGTCCGCCCCTTCCTCATCACCCTGCTGCCGCAGTTCGGGCCCAAGTACGCCAAGGACAGCGAGCAGGTCAGGCAGCACAAGCTCGAACTGGCGGGGCCCCTGATGGACGCGCACTGGACGCCGGACATCGCCCGCCGCCTCAAGGTCGAGGAGCGCCTGCGACTGCACCTGGTCGCCGAGCGGCGCCCCGAACTCCTGCTGCCCGTCGTGGAGTTCATCAAGGCCAAGAAGCAGCCGGCGGCCCTCCTGGAGAAGAAGGGCCGCCGTGTCTACCTCGCCTACCCGCACTTCCGGGACGCGGCGGCGGGGATACCCGACTCCGTGTACCTCGCCACACCGCGCGAGGCCCGCGCCTTCCCCGGCTATCGGGAGGGCGGCGCGGACTCGTTCCTGCGGCGGGCGGTGCGCAAGGCGCGGCGGATGCTGAGGGCCTCGCGTGAGGTTACGCAGGGCGGGCGGGCTGCTCCCGCGTGA
- the proB gene encoding glutamate 5-kinase, with the protein MSEARRIVVKVGSSSLTTASGGLDADRVDALVDVLAKSRSGGEREIVLVSSGAIAAGLAPLGLRRRPKDLARQQAAASVGQGLLVARYTASFARYALRVGQVLLTSDDMSRRAHHRNASRTLDKLLAMGAFPIVNENDTVATDEIRFGDNDRLAALVAHLVRADLLVLLSDVDGVYDGDPSKPGTSRIAEVRGPSDLAGVEIGSSGKAGVGTGGMVTKVEAARIAAAAGIPVVLTSAIHAAEALHGGDTGTYFHATGKRSADRLLWLQHASTPQGSLTLDDGAVRAVVERRTSLLPAGIAAVEGEFSAGDPVELRDSTGHAIARGLVNFDAKEIPQLLGRSTRELARELGAEYEREVVHRDDLVILQP; encoded by the coding sequence GTGAGCGAGGCCCGCAGGATCGTGGTCAAGGTGGGGTCCTCGTCGCTGACCACCGCGTCCGGCGGCCTGGACGCCGACCGGGTCGACGCGCTCGTCGACGTCCTCGCCAAGAGCCGCAGCGGCGGGGAGCGGGAGATCGTCCTCGTCTCCTCCGGCGCCATCGCGGCCGGACTCGCCCCGCTGGGCCTGCGCCGGCGCCCCAAGGACCTGGCCCGCCAGCAGGCCGCCGCCAGCGTCGGCCAGGGCCTGCTCGTCGCCCGCTACACCGCCTCCTTCGCCCGCTACGCCCTCCGCGTCGGCCAGGTGCTGCTGACCAGCGACGACATGAGCCGCCGCGCCCACCACCGCAACGCCTCCCGCACCCTCGACAAGCTCCTCGCGATGGGCGCGTTCCCGATCGTCAACGAGAACGACACCGTCGCCACCGACGAGATCCGCTTCGGCGACAACGACCGGCTCGCCGCCCTCGTCGCCCACCTCGTCCGCGCCGACCTGCTGGTGCTGCTCTCCGACGTGGACGGTGTCTACGACGGCGACCCCAGCAAGCCCGGGACCTCGCGGATAGCGGAGGTGCGCGGGCCGTCGGACCTGGCCGGGGTCGAGATCGGCAGCTCGGGCAAGGCAGGCGTCGGCACCGGCGGCATGGTCACCAAGGTCGAGGCGGCCCGGATCGCGGCCGCCGCCGGCATCCCCGTGGTCCTGACCAGCGCGATCCACGCGGCCGAGGCGCTGCACGGCGGCGACACCGGCACCTACTTCCACGCCACCGGCAAGCGCTCCGCCGACCGCCTGCTGTGGCTCCAGCACGCGTCCACCCCGCAGGGTTCGCTGACGCTGGACGACGGCGCGGTACGGGCGGTCGTGGAACGCCGTACGTCGCTGCTGCCGGCCGGAATCGCCGCCGTCGAGGGCGAGTTCAGCGCCGGTGACCCGGTCGAGCTGCGCGACAGCACGGGGCACGCGATCGCGCGCGGGCTCGTCAACTTCGACGCCAAGGAGATTCCGCAACTGCTCGGACGGTCGACGCGGGAACTGGCGCGGGAGTTGGGGGCGGAGTACGAGCGTGAGGTCGTACACCGGGACGATCTGGTGATCCTGCAGCCCTGA
- a CDS encoding polysaccharide pyruvyl transferase family protein, with protein sequence MEEALHRDVIATNSGNLIFSDATHKILETPHTEVVSNGVRTDISAAGRINEEYDAFVVPLANAFRPSFEGQLKRLTRLISKLKIPVVVAGVGAQAGLGYNAARLKGIEPAVREFVSAVLDRSASIGVRGEFTEKYLKDLGFRDVEVIGCPSLFMYGKELAVTKREAALVPGSRIAVNGSHSAVRSQGLERVIAGAHARYPNLRFIGQNISDARQLHWRDLSDPNGLVTAMPTHPEHPMYREDKVRVYVDPVTWIDDLRAFDFSFGSRIHGNIAALLAGTPATVLCGDSRTLELCRYFGIPHRRIDKLPEDLDPASLYEEADFGGLMSGHQERFERFTGFLDSNGLENTFTHGDGGAAFEERMRSLSFPAGIRPWNDADLTSLTTRFGWLQSRLTELATDNDRLRRELSRTGKPGTGLPAASVYRRARRVVGGPIRRALQSGR encoded by the coding sequence GTGGAGGAGGCCCTCCACCGGGACGTCATCGCCACCAACTCCGGCAACCTGATCTTCAGCGACGCCACCCACAAGATCCTCGAGACCCCGCACACCGAGGTCGTCTCGAACGGCGTCCGCACCGACATCTCGGCGGCCGGCCGCATCAACGAGGAGTACGACGCCTTCGTCGTCCCGCTCGCCAACGCGTTCCGGCCGTCGTTCGAGGGGCAGTTGAAGCGGCTGACGCGGCTGATCAGCAAGCTGAAGATCCCGGTGGTCGTGGCGGGGGTCGGCGCGCAGGCCGGGCTCGGCTACAACGCGGCGCGGCTGAAGGGCATCGAGCCCGCGGTGCGCGAGTTCGTCTCCGCCGTGCTCGACCGCAGCGCCTCGATCGGCGTCCGGGGCGAGTTCACCGAGAAGTACCTCAAGGACCTGGGCTTCCGGGACGTCGAGGTCATCGGCTGCCCGTCGCTGTTCATGTACGGCAAGGAACTCGCCGTCACCAAGCGGGAGGCGGCCCTCGTCCCCGGCTCCCGGATCGCGGTCAACGGCTCGCACAGCGCGGTGCGCTCGCAGGGCCTGGAGCGGGTCATCGCCGGCGCCCACGCCCGCTATCCGAACCTGCGCTTCATCGGCCAGAACATCAGCGACGCACGGCAGTTGCACTGGCGGGACCTGTCCGACCCGAACGGCCTGGTGACGGCGATGCCGACGCACCCCGAGCACCCGATGTACCGGGAGGACAAGGTCCGCGTCTACGTCGACCCGGTCACCTGGATCGACGACCTGCGCGCGTTCGACTTCTCCTTCGGCTCCCGCATCCACGGCAACATCGCCGCGCTGCTCGCGGGTACACCGGCGACCGTGCTGTGCGGCGACTCGCGCACGCTGGAGCTGTGCCGCTACTTCGGCATCCCGCACCGCCGGATCGACAAACTGCCCGAGGACCTGGACCCGGCGTCGCTGTACGAGGAGGCCGACTTCGGTGGCCTGATGAGCGGCCACCAGGAGCGGTTCGAGCGGTTCACGGGCTTCCTCGACAGCAACGGCCTGGAGAACACGTTCACGCACGGCGACGGCGGCGCCGCCTTCGAGGAGCGTATGCGGTCGCTGTCCTTCCCGGCGGGCATCCGCCCCTGGAACGACGCCGACCTCACCTCGCTCACCACCAGGTTCGGCTGGCTGCAGAGCCGTCTCACCGAACTCGCCACGGACAACGACCGGTTGAGGCGCGAACTGTCCCGCACCGGCAAGCCGGGCACCGGGCTCCCCGCGGCGTCCGTCTACCGCCGGGCCCGCCGTGTGGTGGGCGGACCGATCCGCCGGGCGCTGCAGTCGGGACGATAG